A single genomic interval of Cucumis sativus cultivar 9930 chromosome 7, Cucumber_9930_V3, whole genome shotgun sequence harbors:
- the LOC105436077 gene encoding vascular-related unknown protein 1 has translation MENNDHATLQADDSLPENSSAVRDEEQEESGWTDYLEDYFNSEFVERESSFLCSSIGSCSNWDDRNNISYPSYDINYNINIGNVNYDDFPKSNNLTFKKTRTQKIFEDDDSLQDTATSPIHSPKVVDLKVRTSQENQGFDDHITIFANSTGSGRQMGKYYSNKEKGVYSAEKKGLCLFPFSMLLNYHN, from the exons atggaGAACAACGACCACGCCACCCTTCAAGCTGATGATTCCCTGCCGGAAAATTCCTCCGCCGTCAGAGATGAAGAGCAAGAAGAGAGTGGTTGGACTGATTACTTGGAGGATTATTTCAATTCGGAATTTGTTGAAAGAGAGAGCAGTTTTTTGTGTTCAAGTATTGGGAGCTGTTCAAATTGGGATGATCgtaataatatttcatatcccagttatgatattaattataatatcaatattgGGAATGTAAATTATGACGATTTCCCAAAGTCAAATAACCTAACTTTCAAGAAAACAAGAACTCAGAAGATTTTTGAGGATGATGATTCCTTACAAGATACTGCTACTTCTCCTATTCATAGTCCAAAA GTTGTTGATCTGAAAGTGAGAACATCCCAAGAAAATCAAGGGTTTGATGATCACATCACAATCTTCGCTAACTCTACG GGAAGTGGAAGGCAAATGGGGAAATATTATTCAAACAAAGAGAAGGGTGTTTATTCAGCTGAGAAAAAAGGGTTGTGTTTGTTTCCCTTCTCCATGCTCCTTAATTACCATAATTGA
- the LOC101219651 gene encoding protein translation factor SUI1 homolog codes for MSEFNVQIPSAFDPFADANAEDSGAGAKEYVHVRIQQRNGRKSLTTVQGLKKEFSYNKILKDLKKEFCCNGTVVQDPELGQVIQLQGDQRKNVSTFLVQAGIVKKENIKIHGF; via the exons ATGTCTGAATTCAACGTGCAGATTCCATCTGCTTTTG ACCCATTTGCTGATGCAAATGCTGAGGACTCAGGAGCCGGAGCAAAAGAGTATGTTCATGTGCGCATACAGCAACGCAACGGGAGAAAAAGTCTGACAACTGTTCAAGGATTGAAGAAGGAATTTAGTTATAACAAGATTCTTAAGGACCTGAAGAAGGAATTTTGCTGTAATGGCACAGTTGTTCAAGACCCTGAGCTAGGCCAG GTTATACAACTTCAGGGAGACCAAAGAAAGAATGTGTCTACATTCCTTGTGCAG GCTGGTATTGTGAAGAAGGAAAACATCAAGATTCACGGTTTCTAA
- the LOC101202926 gene encoding uncharacterized protein LOC101202926 encodes MKIFIVTMGHEFPIDIENQEQIIEIKRKIEQFIGIPIESQTLSVYGCELLDGLVMEDYDQFITEGSRIDLSVDQIIAPSNEFPIAVEFSGQRININIDKTETVHSLKQKIQIIYSLPIQTMSLFHSGMELVEDCQNLSEFGIGEFSEVIVFMKTMSRYLSEDSSRRKVSFVVEMSSSLLNAACIPMEMKDSSTVNDVRELLLSGKILPDDEYLFIHKQRIMRDKRSLRWHGVENGDFLYVFKGTVSRGEFY; translated from the coding sequence ATGAAGATCTTCATTGTCACAATGGGACACGAATTCCCCATAGATATAGAAAATCAAGAACAAATCATCGAAATCAagagaaaaattgaacaattCATTGGCATCCCCATCGAATCCCAAACTCTCTCTGTTTATGGTTGCGAGTTACTCGATGGACTCGTCATGGAGGATTACGATCAATTCATCACAGAAGGTTCGCGAATCGATCTCTCAGTCGACCAAATCATCGCACCATCAAACGAGTTTCCGATCGCTGTGGAATTCTCCGGCCAACGGATAAACATAAACATCGACAAAACAGAGACGGTTCATAGTTTAAAGCAGAAAATCCAGATAATCTACAGCTTACCGATTCAAACAATGTCGCTATTTCACTCCGGTATGGAACTAGTCGAGGATTGCCAGAACCTAAGCGAATTCGGAATCGGTGAATTTTCGGAAGTGATTGTGTTTATGAAAACGATGAGTCGTTATTTGAGCGAAGATTCTTCAAGGAGGAAGGTGAGTTTCGTGGTGGAGATGTCGTCGAGCTTGCTTAATGCAGCGTGCATTCCAATGGAAATGAAGGATTCGAGCACCGTGAACGACGTCAGAGAACTGCTTTTGTCCGGAAAAATTCTTCCGGACGATGAGTATTTGTTTATTCATAAACAAAGGATTATGAGAGATAAGCGTAGTTTAAGATGGCATGGGGTTGAAAATGGCgattttctttatgtttttaaagGCACCGTTAGCCGTGgtgaattttattga
- the LOC101219177 gene encoding peroxidase 27 → MAITPKLFFLLLLQLIFVSTSLSNIARANELAVGFYKNCCPGVEYIVAKTVAQYVKKQPAIAASLLRIHFHDCFVRGCDGSVLLNSGPNNQAEKDAIPNLSLRGYNVVDAVKAAVEKQCPGVVSCADILALIARDAVRMSGGPAWEVPTGRRDGTVSISREALINLPPPFANISSLKSSFQSKGLSLKDLVVLSGAHTIGVSHCTSFSNRLYNFTGKGDADPKLDKYYAAALKIKCKPNDQKKIVEMDPGSFKTFDQSYYTLVSKRRGLFQSDSALLDDPDTKAYVQFQSSTRGSTFAADFAKSMINMGNIGVLTGTDGEIRRRCGFVN, encoded by the exons ATGGCCATTACTCCAAagcttttcttccttctccttttGCAGCTAATATTTGTATCAACATCTCTCTCAAACATCGCCAGAGCAAATGAGTTGGCGGTTGGGTTTTACAAGAATTGCTGCCCTGGGGTGGAGTATATCGTCGCCAAGACGGTGGCTCAATATGTTAAGAAACAACCAGCAATAGCTGCTTCTTTGTTGAGGATACACTTCCATGACTGCTTTGTTAGG gGATGTGATGGTTCAGTGCTGCTAAATTCCGGACCAAATAACCAAGCTGAGAAAGATGCCATTCCCAACCTTAGTTTAAGAGGTTATAATGTTGTTGATGCCGTTAAAGCTGCCGTTGAAAAGCAATGTCCTGGTGTTGTTTCTTGTGCTGACATCCTTGCTTTGATAGCTCGTGATGCTGTTAGAATG agtGGAGGCCCAGCTTGGGAAGTTCCAACGGGAAGAAGAGACGGAACTGTATCAATCTCACGAGAAGCATTGATTAATCTGCCTCCTCCTTTCGCTAATATCTCTTCTCTCAAATCAAGTTTCCAATCCAAAGGTCTCTCCCTCAAAGATCTTGTCGTTCTATCCG GAGCACATACAATCGGAGTCTCTCACTGTACCTCTTTCTCCAATCGCCTCTACAATTTCACCGGCAAAGGCGACGCCGATCCCAAACTAGACAAATACTACGCGGCCGCACTCAAGATCAAATGCAAACCAaatgaccaaaaaaaaatcgtCGAGATGGATCCTGGAAGCTTCAAGACCTTCGATCAAAGTTATTACACACTCGTTTCCAAGAGAAGAGGATTGTTCCAGTCTGATTCCGCTCTTCTCGACGATCCTGATACTAAAGCCTACGTTCAGTTTCAGTCTAGTACACGTGGCTCTACTTTCGCCGCCGATTTCGCTAAATCCATGATTAATATGGGGAATATCGGCGTTCTCACCGGTACCGACGGTGAAATTAGGCGCCGGTGTGGTTTTGTTAACTGA